The following proteins are co-located in the Chryseobacterium daecheongense genome:
- a CDS encoding 3-phosphoshikimate 1-carboxyvinyltransferase, with protein sequence MKLEKSKLEGDQTIQISGSKSISNRLLILESLFNNIQIGNLSNSQDTEMLTKALSENSEVVDIHHAGTAMRFLTSYFSILEGRDTILTGSGRMKERPIKNLVNALRDLGADIEYMENEGFPPLKIKGKRITQSVVNVPANISSQFITSLLLIAGKLENGLEINLVGDITSRSYIEMTLDIITRFGINATFTGNVIKVEPFANPSSVIHYEVESDWSSASYFYSICALGRKTIHLKSFYKQSTQGDSAIANIYEKFFGITTTFSEEEHKITLKADPYFSFPEKIELDMNDCPDIAQTLCVTAAALKIPFAISGLGTLRVKETDRLQALYNELKKIGTETEITDFTIESVSFGEPEENISIKTYQDHRMAMSFAPFCLIKELTIEEENVVEKSYPMFWKDLSTILIS encoded by the coding sequence ATGAAGTTAGAGAAATCAAAATTAGAAGGAGATCAAACCATACAAATCAGCGGTTCGAAAAGTATTTCGAATCGTTTGTTGATTTTGGAAAGCCTGTTTAATAACATACAAATCGGAAATCTTTCCAATTCCCAGGACACAGAAATGCTTACGAAAGCCTTATCAGAAAATTCTGAAGTGGTGGACATTCATCATGCCGGAACCGCCATGCGTTTCCTTACTTCATATTTTTCTATCCTCGAGGGCAGGGATACTATCCTAACCGGATCCGGAAGAATGAAAGAAAGGCCTATCAAAAACCTGGTCAACGCTTTGCGTGATCTGGGAGCTGATATTGAATATATGGAGAACGAAGGTTTTCCTCCTTTAAAAATTAAAGGTAAGAGGATCACACAATCTGTGGTGAATGTTCCTGCCAATATTTCCAGCCAGTTTATTACTTCTTTACTTCTTATTGCAGGGAAGTTGGAAAATGGCTTGGAGATCAATCTTGTCGGCGATATCACATCGAGGTCTTATATAGAAATGACGCTTGATATTATTACCAGATTTGGTATCAATGCTACTTTTACGGGGAATGTGATTAAAGTAGAACCTTTTGCAAACCCATCTTCTGTTATCCATTATGAAGTAGAAAGTGACTGGAGCTCTGCTTCATACTTCTACTCTATCTGTGCATTGGGAAGGAAAACTATTCATCTGAAAAGCTTCTATAAACAATCCACTCAGGGAGATTCTGCAATAGCAAACATCTATGAGAAGTTCTTTGGAATTACAACGACTTTTTCGGAAGAAGAACATAAAATTACTTTAAAGGCTGACCCTTACTTTTCTTTTCCGGAAAAAATTGAACTGGACATGAACGACTGCCCCGACATTGCGCAAACTCTTTGTGTAACGGCAGCTGCATTAAAAATTCCTTTCGCCATTTCAGGTCTTGGAACCTTAAGGGTTAAGGAAACAGACAGATTACAGGCTTTATATAACGAACTAAAAAAAATAGGAACTGAAACTGAAATTACAGATTTCACAATCGAATCAGTGAGTTTTGGAGAACCGGAAGAAAATATTTCGATCAAAACTTATCAGGATCATAGGATGGCCATGAGTTTTGCTCCATTCTGCCTGATCAAAGAGCTTACTATAGAGGAAGAAAATGTGGTTGAAAAATCGTATCCTATGTTCTGGAAAGATCTTTCCACAATTCTTATATCGTAA
- a CDS encoding nucleotide pyrophosphohydrolase gives MEITNLQQQVDEWIKTIGVRYFNELTNMAMLTEEVGEVARIIARRYGEQSEKESDKSKDLGEELADVLFVTLCLANQTGVNLQEAFDKKMKLKTDRDKDRHQNNEKLK, from the coding sequence ATGGAAATAACGAATTTACAACAGCAGGTTGATGAATGGATAAAAACAATTGGTGTCCGTTATTTTAATGAACTTACCAATATGGCAATGTTGACAGAGGAGGTAGGTGAAGTGGCCAGAATTATCGCGAGGCGATATGGTGAGCAAAGTGAAAAAGAAAGTGACAAAAGTAAAGATTTGGGTGAAGAATTGGCGGATGTCCTTTTTGTAACCTTATGCCTTGCCAATCAAACAGGGGTAAATCTACAGGAAGCTTTCGACAAAAAAATGAAGCTAAAAACGGATCGCGATAAAGACCGACATCAGAATAATGAAAAACTGAAGTAA
- a CDS encoding phosphatidylinositol-specific phospholipase C, with amino-acid sequence MSKFNVRHLAILLLGITATSTMLSSCSENLTAMNSDDKNFSIQAKNTGKVTLATIGISNWMSGLEDNTSLSKISIPGTHDSGAMREVPSNSGTAKTQNLTISEQLNAGVRFLDIRCRHIDNSFAIHHGAIYQNLNFDDVLNACYSFLDSHPTETIIMSVKEEYNASNTTRTFEKTFDSYIEKNPSRWDLGTHIPTLGSVRGKIKLLRRFSAETAKGIDATSWADNTTFEINNPNASLKVQDYYQVSNNDDKWNKISALYNEAKNDTSSKFFINFTSGYKPLIFGIPSIPTVSNTINPKLKTLFQNSPQGTYGIMPIDFVSAELSELIIKTNFN; translated from the coding sequence ATGTCCAAATTTAATGTGAGACATCTTGCGATTCTCCTTCTCGGTATTACAGCTACCTCAACGATGCTTTCTTCATGTTCAGAAAATCTAACCGCTATGAACTCTGATGATAAGAACTTCAGTATTCAGGCAAAGAATACCGGTAAAGTTACTCTGGCCACTATTGGTATCAGCAACTGGATGTCCGGATTAGAGGATAATACTTCCCTTTCTAAAATTTCTATCCCCGGCACTCACGATTCAGGAGCAATGAGAGAGGTTCCTTCGAACAGTGGTACGGCAAAGACCCAAAACCTTACCATCAGCGAGCAACTCAATGCAGGAGTCCGTTTTCTGGATATCCGTTGCAGACATATTGATAATTCTTTTGCTATCCATCATGGTGCTATTTATCAGAATTTAAATTTTGATGATGTTCTTAATGCATGCTACTCATTTTTAGACAGTCATCCTACAGAGACCATCATCATGTCTGTAAAAGAAGAATATAATGCTTCGAATACAACAAGAACCTTTGAGAAAACATTTGATTCTTACATCGAGAAAAACCCTTCAAGATGGGATCTTGGAACTCATATTCCTACTTTAGGATCTGTGAGAGGAAAAATAAAATTACTAAGAAGGTTTTCAGCAGAAACAGCTAAAGGAATTGATGCTACATCATGGGCAGATAATACAACCTTTGAAATCAATAATCCCAATGCTTCATTAAAAGTTCAGGATTATTATCAGGTAAGTAATAATGATGATAAATGGAATAAGATTTCTGCTCTTTACAATGAGGCTAAAAATGATACCAGCAGTAAATTTTTTATTAATTTTACAAGTGGTTATAAACCCTTAATATTTGGAATTCCCAGTATTCCTACAGTTTCCAATACTATTAATCCTAAACTTAAAACTTTATTTCAGAACAGTCCACAGGGAACTTACGGAATAATGCCAATAGATTTTGTCAGTGCGGAACTCTCAGAATTGATTATTAAAACTAACTTCAACTAG
- a CDS encoding DUF4252 domain-containing protein: protein MKNLRTILLAACTVFLLQSCVVSHKPNMEFFSDSGYDFKGAKFESVNVPMFLAKPFIRKALKEEEDGEATAQLVKKISKIKVLTVENGDQEMLADYARYLNNNNYEDWATIKHNGDNVNVRVKQSGETIKNMLITVNSDRELVFVDVKGNFTPDDISKFINSASDK from the coding sequence ATGAAAAACTTACGAACCATTTTGCTTGCAGCTTGCACGGTATTTTTGCTTCAGTCTTGTGTAGTATCACACAAACCTAATATGGAATTCTTTTCGGACTCAGGCTATGATTTTAAAGGAGCAAAGTTTGAAAGCGTCAATGTACCCATGTTCCTGGCAAAACCTTTTATCAGAAAAGCATTAAAAGAAGAAGAGGATGGTGAGGCTACCGCTCAGTTGGTAAAGAAAATATCAAAAATAAAAGTATTGACGGTAGAAAACGGAGATCAGGAGATGTTAGCAGATTATGCAAGATATCTTAATAATAACAATTATGAAGACTGGGCGACCATAAAACATAATGGAGATAATGTAAATGTTCGTGTAAAGCAATCCGGGGAAACCATAAAAAATATGCTGATCACGGTAAATTCAGATAGAGAATTGGTATTCGTGGATGTAAAGGGGAATTTTACTCCGGATGATATTTCAAAA
- a CDS encoding GlmU family protein, with translation MQLVFSDAQYWEDFLPLTFTRPIAEMRCGILTFSERWQKLLENSEISYFTENYLQEKFKNPEEKESLFLVTNFLPTEQVLQQIKDLKQGEALVYEDELIAAKINMKGFSLNQIEKMTDIKEELVFFKKPKDLFTYNHKAIDFDFDLLTKGRTSQELSSTNGFLGEKKDLFIEEGAQIEFSTLNTKTGKIYIGKNTEIMEGCHLRGPIVLCDDSKFNLGAKIYGATTIGPQCKIGGEVNNIIVFGYSSKGHEGFVGNSVIGEWCNFGADTNSSNMKNNYGTVKFWSYRTKAFEDTGLQFAGLIMGDHSKTAINTQLNTGTVIGVASNIFKEGFPPNLIENFSWGGFKGDERFKLDKAYEVAERAMARRKVTLTDEDKRILKYIFDSY, from the coding sequence ATGCAATTAGTATTTTCAGATGCACAATATTGGGAAGACTTTCTTCCCCTTACTTTTACCCGCCCCATTGCAGAAATGCGTTGCGGAATCCTGACATTTTCAGAGAGATGGCAGAAATTATTGGAAAACTCTGAAATTTCCTATTTCACAGAAAATTACCTTCAGGAAAAATTTAAAAACCCGGAAGAAAAAGAAAGTCTTTTTCTCGTTACTAATTTTCTACCTACTGAGCAGGTCCTGCAACAAATAAAAGACCTTAAGCAAGGTGAAGCTTTAGTATACGAAGACGAATTGATTGCGGCAAAAATCAATATGAAGGGGTTTTCCCTGAATCAGATTGAAAAAATGACTGATATCAAAGAAGAACTTGTTTTCTTTAAAAAACCTAAAGACCTGTTTACCTATAATCATAAGGCGATTGATTTTGACTTTGATCTCCTTACCAAAGGAAGAACCTCTCAGGAACTTTCCTCCACCAATGGATTCTTAGGAGAGAAAAAAGATTTATTTATTGAAGAAGGGGCACAGATAGAATTCTCAACACTCAATACAAAAACCGGAAAGATTTATATCGGAAAGAATACGGAAATAATGGAAGGCTGCCATCTTCGTGGTCCTATTGTCCTTTGTGATGATTCTAAATTTAATCTGGGGGCAAAAATTTATGGAGCAACCACCATTGGACCTCAGTGTAAAATAGGAGGAGAGGTTAATAATATTATTGTATTCGGGTATTCCAGTAAAGGTCATGAAGGATTTGTCGGAAATTCGGTAATCGGGGAGTGGTGTAATTTTGGAGCGGATACCAATTCGTCAAATATGAAAAATAACTACGGAACAGTAAAATTCTGGAGCTACAGGACGAAGGCATTTGAAGATACAGGATTACAGTTTGCCGGGCTGATCATGGGAGATCATTCCAAGACAGCAATCAATACCCAGCTGAATACAGGAACTGTAATTGGTGTTGCTTCCAATATTTTTAAAGAAGGTTTTCCTCCTAATCTCATAGAGAATTTTTCCTGGGGTGGATTTAAGGGAGATGAACGATTTAAATTGGATAAAGCTTACGAAGTGGCAGAAAGAGCAATGGCCAGAAGAAAAGTGACTCTCACAGACGAAGATAAGAGGATTTTAAAATATATTTTTGACAGCTATTAA
- a CDS encoding type B 50S ribosomal protein L31, whose product MKNGIHPENYRLVVFKDMSNDEVFLCKSTAETKDTIEYEGQEYPLIKMEISSTSHPFYTGKVKLVDTAGRVDKFMNKYKKFAK is encoded by the coding sequence ATGAAAAACGGAATTCACCCAGAAAATTATAGACTTGTTGTTTTCAAAGATATGAGTAACGACGAGGTGTTTCTTTGCAAGTCTACTGCAGAAACAAAAGACACTATCGAGTATGAAGGACAAGAGTACCCTTTGATCAAAATGGAAATCTCTTCTACTTCTCACCCTTTCTACACTGGTAAAGTAAAGTTAGTAGATACTGCTGGTAGAGTAGATAAATTTATGAACAAATACAAAAAATTCGCTAAGTAA
- a CDS encoding RagB/SusD family nutrient uptake outer membrane protein — MKFLKNIFWISGIAVVLSSCTNELDVQPEGTPTEASFWKTENDLITGANAMYKPLSDSEFYGRGLFWFINASDDMVTGRSKSEADNAKNFSSNYIAAGDLETQWNKRYNVIGVANRVIRNIDNIQTTAAVKNKYLGEALFMSSRMYFELAYNYGNDKAGVPIIDRNKEADPNPIPRAANVMENYNYIVTDLKRAAELLPAQEELLAKDFGRPHKVAAWALLAKVYLFMKDWQNAAFWANEVMTKGNRNLLNNYADVFKAENNYSSEYIWSIPSTPKFNSVGSILPGVMLENKGWGLYNGWGYFQPTKELYDEYEAGDLRRSATILKLGDQFTFNGSVRTYASINSLTGYQFNKYMDAFKYALNSGHVSANGDYPCTDLAVPIMRYAEVILIKAEAKIMMGQNADQEINMIRNRAGLASKNGCTLADLKHERRCELAGEWADRHRDLVRWGDAQSTYAQPLHGINGQVVWAARNFNPLVHNVWAVPQVEIVNSHGIIKQNQGW; from the coding sequence ATGAAATTTTTAAAAAATATATTTTGGATATCAGGGATTGCAGTCGTGCTTTCATCCTGTACAAACGAGTTAGATGTTCAGCCGGAAGGTACACCTACCGAGGCGAGTTTTTGGAAAACAGAGAATGACCTGATCACCGGAGCTAATGCTATGTATAAGCCTTTGTCCGATAGTGAGTTTTATGGGAGAGGTTTATTCTGGTTCATTAATGCCAGCGATGATATGGTTACAGGACGATCAAAAAGTGAAGCCGATAATGCAAAGAATTTCAGCAGTAATTATATTGCTGCAGGTGATCTAGAAACTCAGTGGAATAAAAGATATAATGTAATAGGTGTTGCAAACCGTGTCATTCGGAACATCGATAATATTCAGACTACAGCTGCCGTAAAAAATAAATATCTGGGAGAGGCTTTATTTATGAGCAGCCGGATGTATTTTGAATTGGCATATAACTATGGAAATGACAAAGCTGGAGTTCCTATTATCGATAGAAATAAAGAAGCCGATCCTAATCCGATACCGAGAGCGGCCAATGTAATGGAGAACTACAATTATATTGTAACCGATCTTAAGAGGGCCGCAGAATTATTGCCTGCACAGGAAGAACTGCTGGCAAAAGACTTCGGAAGACCTCACAAGGTGGCTGCATGGGCACTTCTGGCGAAAGTGTATTTATTTATGAAAGACTGGCAAAATGCTGCATTTTGGGCGAATGAAGTAATGACAAAAGGAAACAGAAATCTACTGAATAATTACGCTGATGTTTTCAAAGCTGAAAATAATTATAGCTCGGAATATATATGGTCTATACCGAGTACCCCTAAATTTAATTCGGTAGGAAGTATTCTTCCTGGCGTTATGCTTGAAAATAAAGGATGGGGATTGTATAATGGTTGGGGATATTTTCAACCTACCAAAGAATTATATGATGAATATGAAGCCGGAGATCTAAGAAGAAGTGCAACAATTCTGAAATTGGGAGATCAGTTCACGTTTAACGGAAGTGTAAGAACATATGCTTCTATCAATTCCCTTACAGGATATCAGTTTAATAAATATATGGATGCATTTAAGTACGCATTAAACAGTGGGCATGTAAGCGCTAATGGAGATTATCCGTGTACCGACCTTGCTGTTCCGATTATGCGTTATGCTGAAGTTATTCTGATCAAAGCAGAAGCAAAAATTATGATGGGACAGAATGCGGACCAGGAAATTAATATGATCCGTAACCGTGCAGGATTGGCCTCGAAAAACGGATGTACATTGGCTGATCTGAAGCACGAAAGACGTTGCGAATTGGCAGGTGAATGGGCTGACAGGCACCGGGATCTTGTGCGTTGGGGGGATGCTCAAAGTACTTATGCACAGCCTTTACATGGGATTAATGGACAAGTAGTATGGGCTGCCAGAAATTTCAATCCTTTGGTTCATAATGTGTGGGCAGTGCCACAGGTTGAAATCGTGAACAGTCACGGGATCATCAAACAAAACCAAGGCTGGTAA
- a CDS encoding sigma-70 family RNA polymerase sigma factor has protein sequence MTQETFKNTVFILKNEMYRFAKRFVMSSDEAEDVVQDLMVKFWQKREELEQFGNLKSYALKSVRNECLNRLKHHDVKAGFADMQIHRSELYSMDINNLKEHIIGFINELPEKQKMVIHLKDVEEYEVSEISEMLEMEENAVRVNLMRARQKVKEQISQLMNYEQRSISR, from the coding sequence ATGACCCAAGAGACCTTTAAGAATACGGTGTTTATTCTCAAAAACGAGATGTATCGTTTTGCGAAGAGGTTTGTCATGAGCAGTGATGAAGCAGAAGATGTGGTGCAGGATCTTATGGTAAAGTTTTGGCAGAAAAGAGAAGAACTGGAGCAATTCGGAAATTTAAAATCCTATGCATTAAAATCCGTTCGGAATGAATGCCTTAACAGATTGAAGCATCATGATGTGAAGGCTGGTTTTGCAGATATGCAGATTCATCGGTCGGAACTTTACAGTATGGATATTAATAACCTTAAAGAACATATTATAGGATTTATTAATGAACTTCCTGAAAAACAAAAGATGGTTATCCATTTGAAAGATGTAGAGGAATATGAAGTATCTGAAATTTCAGAGATGCTGGAAATGGAGGAAAATGCAGTAAGAGTCAATCTTATGCGTGCAAGACAAAAAGTAAAAGAACAAATCTCACAACTGATGAATTATGAACAACGATCAATTTCAAGATAA
- a CDS encoding alkaline phosphatase — MKQIKIWALLATAIFSQNQAQNYLNYTVSNAHSHNDYEQKVPFWEAYYANFGSVEADVFLVNGKLWVAHTEKELSPDRTLESLYLDNISKQIKLNKGTIYSDSSKKLQLLIDIKQDYKTSLNALLATLKKYPEITGNSGVKIVITGNRPQPADFKNYPDYLFFDGDLDKKYTSDELGRVGLFSADLQELVKWNGKGIPRDEETENIKKAVEAAHARQKPVRFYGAPDFPNAWVNFIDLGVDYINTDHIPDLKKFLNTIPRNFYKNTKEYATYAPTYKTDGVVKNVKNVILLIPDGTSLSQYYAAFTANKGKLNVFNIKATGLSKTNSSNAYITDSAPGSTAFATGVKTKNTFVGVDERGNSIAQIPDIIAGQGKVSGLISTGDVTDATPADFYAHSDNRNSSEPILKGFVNSKTKILIGGPTSGLTPDNVLKIKEAKIDTYQDLKSVKKINNRTLIIDPLASKRITEGRGNWLADAFDLTLNDLKENKNGFFMMVEASQTDGGGHSNNIEQLVTELLDFDHVVGKAMKFADENKETLVIVVGDHETGGLTLLDGSLKEGWIFGNFSTNDHTSIPSTVFAYGPNSKEFTGLFENTEIFSKILSAYGIKK, encoded by the coding sequence ATGAAACAAATAAAAATATGGGCTTTGTTAGCCACCGCCATTTTTTCACAAAATCAGGCGCAGAATTATCTGAACTATACTGTAAGCAATGCGCACTCACATAATGATTATGAACAGAAAGTACCATTCTGGGAGGCATATTATGCAAACTTTGGTTCTGTTGAAGCAGATGTTTTTCTTGTTAATGGCAAGCTGTGGGTAGCCCATACAGAAAAAGAATTATCTCCTGATAGGACATTGGAAAGCCTCTATCTGGACAATATTTCAAAACAAATCAAACTCAATAAAGGAACGATTTATTCGGATTCTTCTAAAAAACTACAATTGCTTATTGATATTAAGCAAGATTATAAAACAAGTCTCAATGCTTTGTTAGCAACGTTGAAAAAATATCCTGAGATTACGGGTAATTCCGGGGTCAAAATTGTAATAACCGGTAACAGGCCTCAGCCTGCTGATTTCAAAAATTATCCGGATTATCTTTTTTTTGATGGGGATCTTGATAAAAAATATACTTCTGACGAGCTTGGAAGAGTAGGACTATTCAGTGCAGATTTGCAGGAGCTGGTAAAGTGGAATGGAAAGGGAATCCCCAGAGATGAAGAAACCGAAAATATAAAAAAGGCAGTGGAGGCTGCTCATGCCCGGCAAAAGCCAGTACGTTTTTACGGAGCTCCGGATTTCCCTAATGCATGGGTGAATTTTATAGATTTGGGAGTGGATTACATCAATACCGATCACATTCCCGATCTGAAAAAATTTCTCAATACCATTCCTAGGAATTTTTATAAAAATACCAAAGAATACGCTACATATGCACCTACCTACAAAACGGATGGAGTGGTTAAGAATGTTAAAAATGTGATTCTTTTAATTCCGGATGGTACCTCTTTGTCCCAGTATTATGCTGCCTTTACAGCGAATAAAGGAAAGTTAAATGTATTTAATATCAAGGCTACTGGATTGTCTAAGACCAATTCGTCCAATGCTTATATTACGGATTCTGCTCCGGGGTCAACAGCATTTGCTACGGGAGTGAAGACGAAGAATACCTTCGTTGGAGTTGATGAAAGAGGAAATTCTATTGCACAAATTCCGGATATCATTGCCGGCCAGGGAAAGGTTTCAGGATTAATTTCTACCGGAGACGTCACAGATGCTACACCCGCAGATTTTTATGCACATTCAGATAACAGAAATAGCTCGGAGCCAATCCTGAAAGGCTTTGTGAATTCCAAAACCAAGATTCTGATTGGCGGTCCTACCAGTGGATTGACGCCGGATAATGTTTTGAAAATTAAAGAAGCAAAAATAGATACTTACCAGGATCTAAAATCTGTGAAGAAAATTAATAACCGAACATTGATCATTGATCCTCTTGCTTCAAAAAGAATAACCGAAGGAAGAGGAAATTGGTTAGCTGATGCCTTTGACCTTACCCTCAATGATCTAAAAGAAAATAAAAATGGATTTTTCATGATGGTTGAGGCATCCCAAACAGATGGCGGTGGACATAGTAATAATATTGAGCAGCTTGTTACAGAATTATTAGACTTCGATCATGTGGTAGGAAAAGCCATGAAGTTTGCGGATGAAAATAAAGAAACATTGGTGATTGTTGTAGGGGATCATGAAACCGGAGGACTGACACTGCTTGACGGAAGTCTTAAAGAAGGATGGATTTTCGGAAATTTCAGCACCAATGACCATACTTCCATTCCATCTACTGTATTTGCTTATGGCCCCAATTCTAAAGAATTTACAGGATTGTTTGAAAATACTGAGATCTTTAGTAAAATACTCAGCGCGTACGGAATAAAGAAATAA
- a CDS encoding DUF4252 domain-containing protein, with product MKKILIIFALAFSHFFTVYGQDDKFDKLFEKYQQVEGVTSIKIAKPMFGMLSSLNIDDSQLDQIKPLLTKINGLKILITESPENVNSPGGKKIQSNISQINKDISTYLNNLNYSEVMSVNSKENKIKFLSSGAKEGILDDVLLSIDSGDGGNVLVMLDGKLSMDDLSKIIKSSETKVSSSTNTTRSSFTSESSTSYLNGEARNVGEFSGIQVSTGVNLVYKQESPTSVKVIADADKLQYVITKVENGILKVYVDNKGERNVRFKNLSVNVSSPRMSSVKASSGANFTAVNPVKENRMDIDASSGSTIKGKFNVSGTTDVSSTSGASIKVSLNTSSVVVKASSGSDTILEGQATSGVIDISSGASCKAENLRLSELEVESTSGSSLTINVTDKLKAKASSGGSIKYKGNPRIDSNISKVSGGSLRSIN from the coding sequence ATGAAAAAAATATTGATAATATTCGCACTTGCCTTCTCCCACTTCTTTACAGTATATGGGCAGGATGACAAATTCGATAAACTTTTTGAAAAATACCAGCAGGTAGAAGGTGTAACTTCTATTAAAATTGCAAAACCCATGTTTGGGATGCTTAGCAGCCTGAATATCGATGATTCTCAGCTGGATCAGATCAAACCATTATTGACAAAGATTAATGGATTAAAGATTCTGATTACAGAGAGCCCTGAAAACGTAAACTCTCCGGGAGGTAAAAAAATACAAAGTAATATCTCCCAGATCAATAAAGATATTTCTACCTATTTAAATAACCTGAACTATAGCGAAGTAATGAGCGTGAATAGTAAGGAAAACAAAATAAAATTTCTATCTTCAGGAGCAAAAGAAGGAATATTGGATGATGTCCTGTTGAGTATTGATAGTGGTGATGGCGGGAATGTTTTAGTAATGCTGGATGGGAAACTATCAATGGATGATCTCAGTAAGATTATAAAATCCAGTGAAACAAAAGTAAGCTCGAGTACCAATACTACACGAAGCAGCTTTACTTCAGAGAGTAGTACTTCATACCTGAATGGTGAAGCAAGAAATGTGGGTGAGTTCTCAGGAATTCAGGTGAGCACGGGAGTAAATCTCGTTTATAAGCAGGAAAGCCCGACAAGTGTAAAGGTTATTGCAGATGCGGATAAGCTTCAATATGTAATCACCAAAGTAGAGAATGGTATTTTAAAAGTTTATGTTGACAATAAGGGCGAACGAAATGTCAGATTTAAAAACTTAAGTGTAAATGTTTCTTCTCCAAGAATGAGTAGTGTGAAAGCATCTTCCGGAGCAAACTTTACAGCAGTAAATCCGGTAAAGGAGAACCGTATGGATATTGATGCTTCATCAGGATCTACAATCAAAGGAAAATTTAATGTTTCTGGTACCACAGACGTGAGTTCTACTTCAGGAGCCAGTATAAAAGTAAGTCTTAATACTTCGTCCGTCGTTGTTAAAGCTTCAAGTGGGTCAGATACCATACTTGAAGGGCAGGCAACTTCCGGAGTTATTGATATAAGCAGTGGTGCATCTTGTAAAGCAGAAAACTTAAGATTAAGTGAATTGGAAGTGGAATCTACATCCGGATCCAGTCTTACCATCAATGTAACGGATAAGCTTAAGGCTAAAGCATCTTCCGGAGGATCCATTAAATATAAAGGAAATCCGAGAATTGACTCCAATATCAGTAAGGTTTCCGGTGGAAGTCTGAGATCCATAAACTAA